A genomic segment from bacterium encodes:
- a CDS encoding integron integrase, with product MSEPRLMERVRDAMRLKHYARRTEQVYVRWILDYIRFHGTRHPAALGRPEVTAFLTHLAVKRKVAPSTQNQALAALLFLYRDVLGVEMPWLDDVVRAKPRRNLPVVLSRSEVRDLLDQLQGTPRLMAALMYGGGLRLLECCRLRVKDVDFDRRQLAVRRGKGAKDRVTLFPDGLRPALEAQLASVRRQHQRDSAKGAGWVLLDPGLTRKYPNAGHELGWQWLFPATRVHTEPETGHGWRHHLHETVLQRAVKDAARAARISKRVTTHVLRHSFATHLLEDGYDIRTIQQLLGHKDVRTTMIYTHVLERGPLGVKSPLDRL from the coding sequence ATGTCCGAGCCCCGCCTCATGGAACGCGTCCGCGACGCCATGCGCCTGAAGCACTACGCCCGCCGCACGGAGCAGGTCTACGTGCGCTGGATCCTGGACTACATCCGCTTCCACGGCACCCGCCACCCCGCGGCCCTCGGCCGCCCCGAGGTCACGGCCTTCCTGACCCACCTGGCCGTCAAACGCAAGGTCGCCCCCTCGACCCAGAACCAGGCCCTCGCCGCCCTGCTCTTCCTCTACCGGGACGTGCTGGGCGTGGAGATGCCCTGGCTGGACGACGTGGTGCGCGCCAAACCCCGCCGCAACCTGCCGGTGGTGCTCTCGCGCAGCGAAGTGCGCGACCTCCTGGACCAGCTCCAGGGCACCCCCCGCCTCATGGCCGCCCTCATGTACGGCGGCGGCCTGCGCCTGCTCGAATGCTGCCGCCTGCGCGTCAAGGACGTCGACTTCGACCGCCGCCAACTGGCCGTCCGCCGCGGCAAGGGCGCCAAGGACCGCGTGACCCTGTTCCCGGACGGCCTGCGCCCCGCCCTCGAGGCCCAACTGGCCAGCGTCCGTCGCCAGCACCAACGCGACAGCGCCAAGGGTGCCGGCTGGGTCCTGCTCGATCCGGGCCTCACCCGCAAGTACCCGAACGCCGGCCACGAACTCGGCTGGCAATGGCTCTTCCCGGCCACCCGCGTGCACACCGAGCCGGAAACCGGCCACGGCTGGCGACACCACCTGCACGAAACGGTGCTGCAACGGGCCGTGAAGGACGCCGCCCGCGCCGCCCGCATCTCCAAGCGCGTGACCACCCACGTGCTGCGCCACTCGTTCGCGACCCACCTGCTGGAGGACGGGTACGACATCCGGACCATCCAGCAGCTGCTCGGCCACAAGGACGTGCGGACGACGATGATCTACACCCACGTGCTGGAGCGGGGACCACTGGGGGTGAAGAGTCCGTTGGATCGGTTGTAG